Proteins encoded in a region of the Eretmochelys imbricata isolate rEreImb1 chromosome 10, rEreImb1.hap1, whole genome shotgun sequence genome:
- the SNAPC5 gene encoding snRNA-activating protein complex subunit 5, whose product MLSRLQELRKEEETLLRVKAALHDQLNRLKVEELALQSMISSREKNVMVSPPSITEEAQKTLGQMDNEAAINQTELQLSIQDHEEEEEDESDS is encoded by the exons ATGCTGAGCCGCTTGCAGGAGCTGCGGAAGGAGGAGGAGACGCTGCTCCGGGTGAAGGCGGCGCTGCACGATCAGCTCAACCGGCTCAAG GTGGAAGAGCTGGCCCTTCAATCTATGATTAGCTCCAGAGAGAAGAATGTAATGGTCTCTCCACCAAGTATCACAGAGGAGGCTCAAAAA ACCCTTGGGCAGATGGACAATGAGGCTGCTATCAATCAAACTGAATTACAGCTAAGTATTCAAGAccatgaagaggaggaggaggatgaatcTGACtcctga